The proteins below are encoded in one region of Bifidobacterium dentium JCM 1195 = DSM 20436:
- a CDS encoding sugar transferase, which yields MPASQFGGSANRVRRQVTGTMSTGPIPTFFDGTYHPEAAAGSRKPKAQLHPAPAWRYLYNSALLVLDAVMMLIACGLVFLISGNVLHTVQQEISGGVPRTLVVLCVVWLLSLAVCQGYARHVMGEGYALYAKVLSAGVFDFFAMCSLSYLFDAQYPRWLVGPSAFIAGMLTMVERWLMRRLLHANRRKGEFNYPTVIIGSPQGIRDTIDKLTSEIGVAVGYMPIAVCPVEEVCEESDPDSPQHLIPVPFQPQNENEKKLRVLALNSHLPQTARNLGTRTVLIADVLTRDSETLRTLSLAVESLNMELAVTASVADIGGGRVNMRNNSALLILSASLPQYSWPTRFMKRALDILGSLIALIPGSIIMLVTAIFIKKEDGGPVFYKQERIGQYGEPFHVLKMRSMRVDADKHDAEVAEAAGVKLGVAFKAKDDPRITKVGKIIRKTSIDEIPQFINVLKGDMSLVGPRPQRQYEVDQYSTLYSTRLLVRPGITGPWQISGRNNLSQEETEFLDVSYVENWSLMTDIAILIKTVGVVLHGDGAY from the coding sequence ATGCCAGCTAGCCAATTCGGAGGCTCTGCGAACCGAGTCCGACGACAGGTCACCGGTACCATGTCGACGGGACCCATTCCGACCTTTTTCGATGGCACTTATCATCCAGAGGCTGCGGCGGGCAGTAGAAAGCCGAAAGCCCAGTTGCATCCTGCCCCGGCATGGCGGTATCTGTACAATTCCGCGCTATTGGTGCTTGATGCTGTGATGATGCTTATTGCCTGTGGCCTCGTGTTTCTTATCAGTGGGAACGTGCTCCATACGGTGCAGCAGGAGATCTCCGGAGGCGTTCCACGGACCTTGGTGGTGCTGTGCGTGGTGTGGCTGCTGAGCTTGGCCGTGTGCCAAGGCTATGCCCGCCATGTTATGGGTGAAGGTTATGCGTTGTATGCAAAGGTGCTGAGCGCGGGGGTATTCGACTTTTTCGCCATGTGTTCGCTATCGTACCTGTTCGATGCACAATACCCCCGTTGGCTGGTGGGGCCTTCCGCTTTCATCGCTGGTATGCTCACCATGGTCGAGCGCTGGCTGATGCGCCGACTGCTGCATGCGAACCGTCGTAAAGGCGAATTCAATTATCCGACGGTGATCATCGGATCCCCGCAGGGCATTCGAGACACCATTGACAAGCTCACCTCCGAAATAGGGGTGGCTGTCGGCTATATGCCGATTGCGGTGTGCCCGGTGGAAGAGGTATGTGAGGAATCCGATCCGGATTCTCCACAACACCTGATTCCAGTGCCATTCCAGCCGCAGAATGAGAACGAAAAGAAGCTACGTGTGCTGGCATTGAATTCTCACTTGCCGCAAACGGCTCGTAATCTTGGTACTCGTACCGTGCTCATCGCCGATGTGCTCACCCGTGATTCCGAAACCTTGCGTACGCTTTCCTTGGCGGTCGAATCATTGAATATGGAATTGGCCGTGACTGCATCCGTGGCGGATATCGGCGGCGGCCGTGTGAATATGCGCAACAATTCCGCGCTGCTGATTCTGTCGGCCTCACTGCCGCAATACTCGTGGCCGACTCGTTTTATGAAGCGCGCACTCGACATTCTTGGCTCGCTGATCGCATTGATTCCGGGTTCCATCATTATGCTGGTCACCGCGATTTTCATCAAAAAGGAAGACGGTGGCCCGGTATTCTATAAGCAGGAGCGCATTGGCCAGTATGGCGAGCCGTTCCATGTACTGAAGATGCGTTCCATGCGTGTGGATGCCGACAAGCATGATGCCGAGGTGGCCGAAGCCGCCGGCGTGAAGCTTGGCGTGGCGTTCAAAGCCAAGGATGACCCACGCATCACCAAGGTGGGTAAGATCATTCGCAAAACGTCCATTGATGAGATCCCTCAGTTCATCAACGTGTTGAAGGGTGATATGTCATTGGTGGGCCCTCGCCCGCAGCGCCAATATGAGGTGGATCAGTACTCTACCCTGTATTCCACACGTCTGCTGGTACGCCCGGGCATTACCGGCCCATGGCAGATTTCGGGGCGCAATAATCTTTCGCAGGAGGAGACCGAATTCCTTGATGTGAGCTATGTGGAGAACTGGTCTCTAATGACGGATATCGCCATTTTGATTAAAACCGTGGGCGTAGTGTTACACGGCGATGGGGCGTACTGA
- a CDS encoding glycosyltransferase: MRFNVTAVVVSYNREQLLGECLDGLAVQTRPADRVIVVDNASTDHALQVAREHPIDADVIALPHNVGGAGGFCAGMAEAVDPKAVAADHGTAHYVWIMDDDTIPTPTALENLLQAAQESLDVNHALPTILGSKALWVDGREHLMNKPRPRTWVRKGAKTLDGMAGEGVYQARSLSFVSCLINAGAIVGLNKLPRSAYFLWNDDFEFTTALLKHGLGYYVPTSEVVHKTKVFGSSDADPGQRFYNEVRNKLWLFRLSRSNFTAVELAEFLLKTVRRWALTYLRSGNRGVIVDCFKRGWHDGWHTDPQTNAELFADVPRIARRITAIEG, translated from the coding sequence ATGCGATTCAACGTTACCGCCGTGGTGGTGTCTTATAACCGTGAACAATTGCTGGGCGAATGTCTTGATGGCCTTGCGGTCCAGACCCGTCCGGCCGACCGCGTGATCGTGGTCGACAACGCCAGCACCGACCATGCGCTCCAGGTGGCGCGCGAACATCCGATCGACGCCGATGTGATTGCCCTGCCGCATAATGTCGGCGGAGCCGGTGGATTCTGCGCGGGCATGGCCGAAGCGGTCGACCCGAAAGCCGTCGCCGCCGACCATGGCACCGCCCACTACGTGTGGATCATGGACGATGACACCATACCGACGCCCACCGCACTGGAGAACCTGCTCCAAGCGGCTCAGGAGTCACTGGACGTGAATCATGCCCTACCCACCATACTTGGGTCCAAAGCGCTGTGGGTCGACGGCCGTGAGCACCTGATGAACAAGCCGCGGCCGCGCACATGGGTGCGCAAGGGCGCGAAGACGCTTGACGGCATGGCGGGGGAGGGCGTCTACCAGGCACGTTCGCTGTCGTTCGTCTCCTGCCTGATCAACGCTGGTGCGATCGTGGGACTCAACAAGCTGCCACGCAGCGCCTATTTTCTGTGGAATGACGACTTCGAATTCACCACGGCCCTGCTCAAGCATGGCCTCGGCTACTACGTGCCCACCAGTGAGGTGGTGCACAAGACCAAGGTGTTCGGTTCCAGCGACGCCGATCCGGGCCAACGCTTCTACAATGAGGTGCGCAACAAACTATGGCTGTTCCGCCTGTCCCGCAGCAACTTCACGGCGGTGGAACTCGCCGAATTCCTGCTGAAAACCGTCCGTCGCTGGGCGCTCACCTATCTGCGTTCCGGCAACAGGGGGGTAATCGTCGACTGCTTCAAACGCGGCTGGCATGACGGTTGGCATACCGATCCGCAAACCAACGCCGAACTCTTCGCCGACGTGCCGCGGATCGCGCGGCGCATCACGGCAATCGAAGGCTGA
- a CDS encoding DUF2142 domain-containing protein has protein sequence MSARHGSGKQPSIENSAGGTVPRLAAVSAILYWLLTVVTGLTVISTGKYSYQNDSTAHWLRVEQLRAGTIVPQLSQDFPEWVVKNDNGIIKPFNNTAVNSPFAYLPSLIIQGDYKASSIATLLITSGIIALAIWLAREFRYAILATAILPMTFFSLTFPTADAMINSISLLFIAVVLCCYQSTRFGWLHIGILSVLAAMLGQVKITCILVSFFVFVLLGKAKKIPLKMALVVPVMASIASMAMWNRKVAHIATAPSHVSIEQISQLKKQMMADPFSLIGSWFQTFFEPLTVDTEKIDGRLVNAGRNLQFFAGTEAVQLANAVVIPVLLAIAILVIVGASQRHLQGWKEIAVPALVSCAYFAATCTAMLIAWAGKSSGYASGIQNRYFVPILPLLFLLVPRLVSGARNRTVFATVIALTAFSYFGIAISFLIDWK, from the coding sequence ATGAGCGCACGGCACGGTTCCGGCAAACAACCGTCGATTGAGAATTCGGCAGGTGGAACCGTGCCAAGACTCGCGGCGGTCAGTGCCATACTGTACTGGTTACTGACCGTGGTGACGGGGTTGACCGTCATTTCCACGGGGAAGTACTCATATCAGAATGATTCAACGGCCCACTGGCTTCGTGTGGAACAGTTGCGCGCAGGGACCATCGTGCCGCAGCTGTCCCAGGATTTTCCCGAATGGGTGGTCAAGAATGACAATGGGATCATCAAGCCGTTCAACAACACTGCGGTGAACTCGCCGTTCGCGTATCTGCCAAGCCTGATTATTCAAGGTGATTACAAGGCATCGAGCATTGCCACGTTGCTGATTACTTCCGGCATCATCGCCTTGGCGATATGGCTTGCCCGCGAGTTTCGATATGCGATTCTTGCCACGGCCATTCTGCCGATGACGTTCTTCTCATTGACGTTCCCGACGGCCGATGCGATGATCAACAGCATATCGTTGCTGTTCATCGCCGTGGTGCTGTGCTGTTATCAAAGCACTCGGTTCGGGTGGCTGCATATCGGCATACTGTCGGTGCTGGCGGCGATGCTGGGGCAGGTCAAAATCACCTGCATTTTGGTTTCGTTCTTTGTGTTCGTGCTACTTGGCAAGGCGAAGAAAATACCGTTGAAGATGGCTCTGGTCGTGCCTGTTATGGCTTCGATCGCCTCCATGGCGATGTGGAACCGCAAGGTTGCTCACATCGCCACCGCTCCAAGCCATGTCAGTATCGAGCAGATCAGCCAGCTGAAAAAACAGATGATGGCCGATCCGTTCTCGCTGATTGGTTCTTGGTTCCAGACGTTCTTCGAACCGTTGACTGTGGATACGGAGAAAATCGACGGACGATTGGTCAACGCCGGCCGCAACCTACAGTTCTTCGCGGGTACCGAAGCCGTGCAGTTAGCCAACGCCGTCGTCATTCCCGTACTGCTCGCCATCGCCATCCTGGTGATCGTCGGCGCTTCGCAACGGCATCTGCAGGGCTGGAAGGAGATCGCCGTTCCCGCATTGGTGAGTTGCGCGTACTTCGCGGCGACCTGCACGGCCATGCTGATCGCGTGGGCCGGCAAATCCAGCGGATACGCTTCGGGCATACAGAATCGTTATTTCGTGCCGATACTGCCATTGCTGTTCCTGCTGGTTCCGCGACTGGTCTCCGGCGCGCGGAACAGAACCGTGTTTGCGACGGTAATCGCGCTGACGGCATTCTCTTATTTCGGCATCGCGATTTCGTTCCTTATCGATTGGAAGTAG
- a CDS encoding Fic family protein encodes MMPNTQLRHRIDGLPDDLLNLETSPEVSGCLKRVETMRDHARSLEPLDGVEGMALSDYDRDWLVRYTYNSNAIEGSTLTLQDTSLVLEGEFVPSDSPARFVFAARGVADGMAYVRRYVGEGRELDLDLIRRIHEVTALDLQPFARGAFRPYGYQARITATKVKTADPLDIQDDLQALIDGLRDGGVHPLLKAAAFHAMFENIHPFMDGNGRTGRQLLNYMLLAAGYRPVAIKHDAGRVYARSLESWQVDGDPIPFCTAVLDCVEQEEKAFIDLVEGLRHHPTASTQDGTC; translated from the coding sequence ATGATGCCCAATACGCAATTACGCCATCGTATCGACGGTCTTCCTGATGATCTGCTCAATCTTGAAACCAGCCCGGAAGTTTCCGGATGCCTGAAGCGCGTCGAGACGATGCGAGACCACGCGCGCTCATTGGAGCCGTTGGATGGTGTCGAGGGCATGGCCCTGTCCGATTACGACCGCGATTGGCTCGTTCGTTATACCTATAATTCGAACGCCATCGAGGGGTCTACGTTGACGCTCCAGGATACATCCCTCGTATTGGAAGGTGAATTCGTGCCCTCGGATTCTCCGGCCCGGTTCGTATTCGCCGCGCGAGGGGTCGCCGACGGCATGGCCTACGTGCGCAGATACGTCGGTGAGGGCCGCGAGCTGGATCTGGACCTGATACGGCGAATCCATGAAGTGACGGCATTGGACCTGCAACCGTTCGCCCGTGGCGCGTTTCGCCCCTACGGATATCAGGCGAGGATCACCGCGACCAAGGTCAAGACCGCCGACCCGCTGGACATTCAGGACGACCTGCAGGCGTTGATCGATGGTTTGCGTGACGGCGGCGTACATCCTCTGCTCAAGGCGGCCGCCTTCCATGCGATGTTCGAGAACATCCATCCCTTCATGGACGGCAACGGTCGGACCGGCCGTCAGTTGCTCAACTACATGCTGCTGGCGGCCGGCTATCGTCCTGTGGCGATCAAACACGATGCGGGACGCGTCTATGCGCGTAGTCTCGAATCGTGGCAGGTGGACGGCGATCCCATACCTTTCTGCACTGCCGTGCTCGATTGCGTCGAGCAGGAGGAGAAGGCGTTCATCGATCTGGTCGAAGGATTGCGCCATCATCCGACTGCATCAACGCAAGATGGGACCTGTTGA
- a CDS encoding acyltransferase, producing MAANETSRVQSIDVLRTLALLCVLSIHSLRAAIAQVNGQDLSGLTGNQIAASCAIGLSTLGVPLFLMISGYLLLDRDYTKERTLIFFKRNLLPLIVSYEIFDLALAIVQYIGAGGVTVADYVKSALFIGPAPMGHLWYMQAIVGAYLLVPLLALLLHAVRERGLEPYAYAVLACLFVCYSVLPSVNQIMALQGNAFQVVSALDMFGITEPRFLFYMVFGYMVRQGFGMRTAPVAVYAGMVAALAVLCVSAAWSNLHADGFQSSLAFTPVVLGGCMLFLAVVRALRGRRIPNTLYRPVRSVAVCSYGMYVLHYPIVLFMKYAPLPVHGWALYACIMAVAFIISYAVVWLASRYPLAAKWLFLMK from the coding sequence ATGGCTGCAAACGAGACGAGTCGGGTGCAAAGCATCGACGTGCTGCGCACGCTGGCCTTGCTCTGCGTACTGAGCATCCATTCGCTACGCGCCGCCATTGCGCAGGTCAACGGCCAAGACCTGTCCGGTCTCACCGGCAACCAGATCGCCGCCTCCTGCGCCATAGGACTGTCCACGCTGGGCGTGCCGCTGTTCCTGATGATCAGCGGCTACCTGCTGTTGGACCGTGACTATACGAAAGAGCGGACCCTCATCTTCTTCAAACGCAATCTGCTGCCGCTGATCGTCTCATATGAGATATTCGATCTTGCGCTCGCGATAGTGCAATACATTGGCGCGGGCGGCGTGACCGTTGCCGACTACGTGAAATCGGCGCTGTTCATAGGACCTGCGCCAATGGGTCATCTCTGGTACATGCAGGCCATCGTAGGCGCGTACCTGCTAGTACCGTTGCTGGCGTTGCTGCTGCACGCCGTTCGGGAACGCGGCCTGGAACCGTATGCCTATGCGGTACTGGCCTGCCTGTTCGTGTGCTACTCGGTGTTGCCGAGCGTGAATCAGATCATGGCATTGCAAGGCAATGCGTTCCAGGTCGTCAGCGCTTTGGATATGTTCGGCATTACGGAACCGCGATTCCTGTTCTATATGGTGTTCGGCTACATGGTGCGTCAAGGCTTCGGCATGCGAACCGCACCGGTTGCGGTGTATGCGGGTATGGTGGCGGCGCTCGCGGTATTGTGCGTTTCCGCCGCATGGTCGAATCTGCATGCAGACGGTTTCCAGTCCAGTTTGGCGTTCACACCGGTGGTGTTGGGTGGGTGCATGCTGTTCCTTGCCGTGGTACGGGCGTTGCGCGGTAGGCGTATTCCGAATACCCTGTATCGGCCTGTGCGCAGTGTGGCCGTATGTTCGTATGGCATGTATGTGTTGCATTACCCTATAGTGCTGTTCATGAAGTATGCGCCACTGCCTGTGCATGGATGGGCGCTGTATGCGTGCATCATGGCTGTTGCGTTTATCATCTCGTACGCAGTGGTATGGTTGGCGTCTCGATACCCCCTTGCCGCTAAATGGCTGTTTCTGATGAAGTGA
- a CDS encoding glycosyltransferase produces MAMGTLYNESMLNMNASATDHAEDWETVNRVVYPIKDQDLTLPLYVIEWTRPHLTDAVFDPRVDMKKVDFGGLNKTSYHHLVNEGINQHSNTSARDIFTVDSRNELTVQSGKHVSLCTFFNAFPASYWKRWTNISKVRFTAEVQGKGEVVLFKSTGRGLFSPVNTMPVDSEDACQTVEAILPMTNLLDGGYFWFDAKADDQTSLTVSNACWSVPGSERTMRQRTTMSIAITTFNRPSYCHNQLKTIAAEQSLRERLDTIYCTDQGTDLVKAQPGFAETAADLGSQLTYLRQDNMGGSGGFSRGMYETLKAGASSYTLLLDDDAISEPEAILRSMQFADYTKKPTIVGGGMLHLDNRTVLYTQGERFTRNNVWMVPSQGLGYNHDFAAFPLRDSPERHRRIDSDFNGWWMCLIPTAIMREIGLSLPIFIKFDDTEYAVRALEHGYHTVCLPGVAVWHQAWHDKDPSRTWEEYFFQRNRWICGLLHCPKPGKRFAFEMLYGDVNVGLKFVYSALKLRHMGLRDIMRGPQYIVDSMPGKLAEVRKAREGFADTTMVKDIDEFPEPKREFFADPTPDTPKNIKKAGIKAILKALTSRGDGTKDVQPDIAIPAKDAIWKSFNGINSAIVTSPDGNTAAWCRRNSKYFRKQIREGLRLSHALITRWERLSEEYREYDMASVDVWKNIFEG; encoded by the coding sequence ATGGCGATGGGCACTTTATATAATGAATCCATGCTGAATATGAATGCTTCCGCAACCGACCATGCCGAGGATTGGGAGACCGTCAATCGTGTGGTCTATCCGATCAAGGATCAGGACCTCACCCTTCCCCTGTATGTCATCGAATGGACCCGCCCGCACCTGACCGACGCAGTGTTCGATCCGCGCGTGGATATGAAGAAGGTCGACTTCGGCGGTCTGAACAAAACCAGCTACCATCATCTGGTCAACGAGGGCATCAACCAGCATTCCAACACCAGCGCACGAGACATCTTCACCGTTGATTCACGTAATGAGCTGACCGTGCAATCCGGCAAACATGTGTCGCTATGCACGTTCTTCAACGCATTCCCGGCCAGCTATTGGAAACGCTGGACCAACATCAGCAAAGTCCGTTTCACGGCCGAAGTGCAGGGCAAGGGCGAAGTGGTATTGTTCAAATCCACCGGTCGCGGACTGTTCTCGCCGGTGAACACCATGCCCGTGGATAGCGAAGACGCTTGCCAAACCGTTGAGGCCATACTCCCCATGACCAACCTGCTCGACGGCGGTTACTTCTGGTTCGACGCGAAAGCCGACGACCAGACCAGCCTCACCGTGTCGAACGCCTGTTGGTCAGTGCCAGGCAGCGAGCGCACGATGCGGCAGCGGACCACGATGTCCATCGCCATCACCACGTTCAATCGCCCTTCCTACTGCCATAACCAACTGAAGACCATTGCGGCCGAGCAGAGCCTGCGCGAACGTCTCGACACCATCTACTGCACCGATCAGGGCACCGATCTGGTCAAGGCCCAGCCCGGCTTCGCCGAAACGGCCGCGGATCTCGGCAGCCAGCTGACCTATCTGCGCCAAGACAATATGGGCGGCTCGGGCGGATTCTCCCGCGGCATGTACGAGACGTTGAAGGCGGGTGCCAGCTCATACACCCTGCTGCTCGACGACGATGCCATCAGCGAGCCGGAAGCCATCCTGCGTTCCATGCAGTTCGCCGACTACACCAAGAAGCCGACCATCGTCGGCGGCGGCATGCTGCATTTGGACAACCGCACCGTACTGTATACGCAGGGAGAGCGCTTCACCCGCAACAATGTGTGGATGGTGCCTTCGCAGGGCCTAGGATACAATCATGATTTCGCCGCGTTCCCCCTACGCGATTCGCCGGAACGTCACCGCCGTATCGACTCCGATTTCAACGGCTGGTGGATGTGTCTGATTCCAACGGCAATCATGCGAGAGATCGGTCTGTCGCTGCCGATCTTCATCAAATTCGACGATACCGAGTATGCGGTGCGCGCCTTGGAGCACGGCTACCATACCGTATGCCTGCCGGGCGTGGCCGTATGGCATCAGGCCTGGCATGACAAGGATCCGTCACGCACATGGGAAGAGTACTTCTTCCAACGCAACCGCTGGATCTGCGGCCTGTTGCACTGCCCGAAGCCCGGCAAGCGGTTCGCATTCGAAATGTTGTACGGCGATGTCAATGTCGGCCTGAAATTCGTCTATTCCGCACTGAAACTACGCCATATGGGCCTGCGGGACATCATGCGCGGACCGCAGTACATCGTCGATTCCATGCCAGGCAAACTCGCCGAAGTGCGCAAGGCCCGCGAAGGTTTCGCCGACACCACCATGGTGAAGGATATCGACGAATTCCCGGAGCCGAAACGTGAGTTCTTCGCCGACCCGACGCCGGATACGCCGAAGAACATCAAGAAGGCCGGCATCAAAGCCATTCTCAAGGCGCTTACCTCGCGTGGTGACGGCACGAAGGACGTTCAGCCGGATATCGCCATTCCGGCCAAGGACGCCATCTGGAAGTCATTCAACGGCATCAATTCCGCCATTGTGACCTCGCCGGACGGCAATACCGCCGCCTGGTGCCGCCGTAACAGCAAGTATTTCCGCAAGCAGATTCGTGAAGGTCTGCGGCTGTCCCATGCGCTGATCACACGTTGGGAACGGCTTTCCGAGGAGTATCGCGAATACGACATGGCCAGCGTGGACGTCTGGAAGAACATCTTCGAAGGCTGA
- a CDS encoding glycosyltransferase, producing MIYDSVVTIQQHDQLPQFSLLMSVYANDSLPQVERAIASATVEQSLPPTQIVIIRDGRVPDDIARFLQGLPETVADWFSRSGVSLRPRPEVTVVPLEVNQGLAHALNEGLRRCRYDVVARADSDDISLPERFATMMPLFAADRAPAIDIAGSAIQEFTGEENRNGQVRTLPREGAELERFARMQSPLHHPSVVFRKSVVLAAGGYPEHVGRFEDYMLWEQLMLRHARFYNVPEALVLYRVDAGAYQRRGGLGMFRDELQLQLKFLHDDFVSLPQFLRNVLVRAVYRLLPTSFRKSCYHLLVAVRNRLTGNRK from the coding sequence ATGATTTACGATAGCGTAGTGACCATTCAACAGCATGACCAGCTTCCGCAGTTCTCCCTGCTTATGTCAGTGTATGCCAATGATTCGCTGCCGCAGGTCGAGAGGGCGATTGCCTCCGCCACGGTCGAGCAGTCGCTGCCGCCTACGCAGATCGTGATCATACGGGATGGCCGGGTGCCGGATGATATCGCACGATTCCTGCAGGGATTGCCCGAAACCGTTGCCGATTGGTTCAGCCGTTCCGGTGTCTCCTTGAGGCCTCGCCCCGAAGTGACCGTGGTGCCGCTGGAAGTCAATCAGGGTCTTGCTCATGCGTTGAATGAAGGTTTGCGGCGCTGCCGTTACGATGTGGTGGCCCGTGCCGATAGCGATGACATCTCCTTGCCTGAACGTTTCGCTACGATGATGCCGTTGTTCGCCGCCGACCGTGCGCCGGCCATCGATATTGCCGGCAGTGCCATTCAGGAGTTCACCGGCGAAGAAAATCGTAACGGTCAGGTGCGTACACTCCCCCGTGAGGGCGCGGAACTGGAACGTTTCGCCCGCATGCAGTCGCCATTGCACCACCCGAGTGTGGTGTTCCGCAAGTCCGTGGTGCTGGCCGCCGGCGGATATCCGGAGCATGTCGGCCGTTTCGAGGATTACATGCTGTGGGAGCAACTCATGCTGCGCCATGCTCGCTTCTACAACGTACCGGAGGCGTTGGTGCTGTACCGCGTGGACGCCGGCGCATACCAGCGTCGTGGCGGTTTGGGCATGTTCCGTGACGAACTGCAATTGCAGCTGAAGTTCCTGCATGACGATTTCGTGAGTCTTCCGCAGTTCCTGCGCAATGTGCTGGTGCGAGCCGTCTACCGGCTGCTGCCGACCAGCTTCAGAAAATCCTGCTATCACCTGCTGGTCGCCGTACGCAACAGGTTGACCGGTAATCGCAAGTAG
- a CDS encoding ABC transporter ATP-binding protein — MPDEEMIEKIDYTKNPVVLSASHVSKCFKLPTEQATGLKQAFINWTKGIKGYKKQEVLKDISFEVHQGEFFGIVGRNGGGKSTLLKLISQIYYPENGSITVTGKLVPFIELGVGFNPELTGRENVYLNGSLLGFTHEEVDAMYDDIVKFAELEEFMDQKLKNYSSGMQVRLAFSVAIKAQGDILVLDEVLAVGDEAFQRKCDDFFTEIKKDPSKTVILVTHDMNSVKKYCSRAMMIADGEVEAIGDPETVSQQYTLANLEAEEKAERKRQEERGGYPNGLNERCPLLKTTAISPKVCSSADTFKFDVEYQYDEPGDFYLAIALHDIRRGGITYDTGSKVFRMTRRGHQTVHFEMPLNLFNNGEFRLITSLRTPSPSDPKATDAVGVALDDNACSFVIRDDRNREYALLSDRALTIEPLDDSQVERETA, encoded by the coding sequence ATGCCCGATGAGGAAATGATCGAGAAGATCGACTATACGAAAAATCCGGTGGTGCTCTCGGCAAGCCACGTATCCAAATGCTTCAAGCTGCCGACGGAGCAGGCCACCGGTCTGAAGCAGGCGTTCATCAACTGGACCAAGGGCATCAAGGGCTACAAGAAGCAGGAAGTGCTCAAAGACATCAGCTTCGAGGTGCATCAGGGCGAGTTCTTCGGCATCGTCGGCCGTAACGGCGGCGGCAAGTCCACGTTGCTGAAACTGATTTCTCAGATCTACTACCCGGAGAACGGTTCGATTACCGTTACGGGCAAATTGGTGCCGTTCATCGAACTTGGCGTGGGCTTCAATCCGGAGCTCACCGGACGTGAGAACGTGTACCTGAACGGTTCCCTGCTCGGCTTCACCCATGAGGAAGTCGATGCGATGTATGACGACATCGTCAAATTCGCGGAGCTTGAGGAATTCATGGACCAGAAGCTGAAGAACTATTCCTCCGGCATGCAGGTTCGTCTGGCGTTCTCCGTGGCCATCAAGGCCCAAGGCGACATTCTGGTGCTTGACGAGGTGCTCGCGGTCGGTGATGAGGCGTTCCAGCGCAAGTGCGATGACTTCTTCACCGAAATCAAAAAAGACCCGTCCAAAACGGTCATTCTCGTGACCCACGACATGAATTCCGTAAAGAAGTACTGCTCCCGCGCCATGATGATCGCAGATGGCGAAGTGGAGGCCATCGGCGATCCGGAAACCGTGTCGCAGCAGTATACGTTGGCCAACTTGGAAGCCGAGGAGAAAGCCGAACGCAAGCGTCAGGAGGAGCGTGGAGGCTACCCGAACGGCCTGAACGAACGTTGCCCATTGCTCAAGACGACTGCGATCTCCCCGAAGGTCTGCTCCAGTGCGGATACGTTCAAATTCGACGTGGAGTATCAGTATGACGAGCCGGGAGACTTCTACCTGGCCATCGCGCTGCATGACATTCGCCGCGGCGGCATCACGTACGACACCGGTTCCAAGGTGTTCAGGATGACACGGCGCGGCCATCAGACCGTGCACTTCGAAATGCCGTTGAACCTGTTCAATAACGGTGAATTCCGTCTGATTACGTCGCTGCGCACGCCAAGCCCAAGCGATCCGAAAGCCACGGACGCCGTCGGCGTCGCCCTTGATGACAACGCCTGCAGCTTTGTGATTCGTGACGATCGTAATCGTGAGTATGCGCTCCTCAGCGACAGAGCCTTGACAATTGAGCCGTTAGATGATTCGCAGGTGGAGCGGGAGACGGCCTGA